In the Acropora muricata isolate sample 2 chromosome 1, ASM3666990v1, whole genome shotgun sequence genome, one interval contains:
- the LOC136928026 gene encoding zinc finger protein 93-like: protein MKARGPAAEHLNRKSQAEKANSLPQETKLFQCPNYGYVKSFQRFSSPQRHPDVGKHKLYWNVKHFLTKQCSHMPPDLSKAMLSKTERVSKGRIHTGEKPFKCKQCEKCFKGRGNLKRHERTHTGEKPFKCKQCDQCFNQRESLKSHEIIHTGEKPFKCKQYEKGFNQRENLKRHERIHTGEKPFKCKQLMQQIEVKAKLAKEERASGGGEVLQSEGDKLVEELITVRHESEKKGEDQSEAKREAVVNEKKQALEMRDRALERVVETRNRNEEERAEEKKTVGTKRTRSGGDMLEWLRERAESYLEIKKQEMKEKREEREAMEATRLEQQQQQEQILQVLQQQQHYQQQQQQKQQQTFAPKSSYATQKHHERIHTGEKPFKCKQCGKSFIRRENLKQHERIHTGEKPFKCKQCDKGFNRRDNSKQHERIHTREKVFKCKQCDQCFRQEGELKRHFRIHQNEEYICWICQEKLNSEKLLSKHYQGYIALLPWP from the exons ATGAAAGCGAGAGgaccagccgcagaacatttaaACAGGAAGAGTCAAGCAGAAAAAGCTAATAGCCTTCCTCAAGAAACTAAGCTGTTTCAGTGCCCAAATTACGGCTACGTCAAATCGTTTCAGCGATTTTCATCCCCTCAGCGCCACCCTGACGTCGGAAAGCACAAGTTGTACTGGAACGTGAAACACTTCTTGACAAAGCAATGCAGTCATATGCCACCAGACTTGTCCAAGGCAATGTTGTCCAAG ACTGAAAGGGTGTCAAAAggaagaattcacactggagagaagccttttaaatgcaaacaatgtgagaAATGTTTTAAGGGAAGAGGAAATCTGAAAAGGCATGAGAGAACTCACACTGGAGAGaaaccttttaaatgcaaacaatgtgaccAATGTTTTAATCAACGAGAAAGTTTAAAAAGCCACGAAATAATTCACACTGGGGAGAAGCcctttaaatgcaaacaatatGAGAAAGGTTTTAACCAAcgagaaaatttaaaaagacatgaaagaatccacactggagagaagccttttaaatgcaaacaattaATGCAACAAAT AGAAGTAAAGGCAAAACTGGCTAAAGAAGAAAGAGCAAGTGGTGGAGGTGAGGTACTCCAAAGTGAGGGTGATAAACTGGTGGAAGAGCTAATTACTGTTAGACATGAGTCAGAGAAGAAAGGGGAAGACCAAAGTGAGGCAAAGAGAGAAGCTGTTGTAAATGAAAAGAAGCAAGCATTGGAGATGAGAGACAGGGCCCTTGAAAGGGTAGTAGAAACAAGAAATAGAAATGAAGAGGAGAGGgcagaagaaaagaagacaGTTGGAACAAAGAGAACAAGATCAGGAGGTGACATGCTGGAATGGTTGAGAGAAAGGGCAGAGTCATATTTAGAAATAAAGAAGCAGGAGATGAAAGAGAAGAGAGAGGAAAGAGAAGCTATGGAAGCTACAAGGCtagaacaacagcaacagcaggAGCAAATTCTTCAAGTTTTGCAGCAACAACAGCACTatcagcaacagcagcagcagaaacaacaaca gacgttcgcaccaaaatcttcctacg ccacacaaaaacaccatgaaagaattcacactggagagaagccttttaaatgcaagcaATGTGGCAAATCTTTTATTCGACgagaaaatttaaaacaacatgaaagaattcacactggagagaagccttttaaatgcaagcaATGTGACAAAGGTTTTAATCGACGAGATAattcaaaacaacatgaaagaattcacactagAGAGAAggtttttaaatgcaaacaatgtgaccAATGTTTTAGGCAAGAAGGGGAATTAAAACGTCATTTTCGAATTCACCAAAATGAAGAATACATTTGTTGGATTTGTCAAGAGAAGTTAAACAGTGAAAAGCTTCTTTCGAAGCATTACCAAGGTTATATTGCACTGTTGCCGTGGCCGTGA